Proteins encoded together in one Thermovenabulum gondwanense window:
- a CDS encoding nucleoside-triphosphatase has translation MLNRKKNIFITGKRRVGKSTIIDKVINKIELEISGFKTKPFFNSLGEVVAFTINSASNVDCKEEPQFIAKKIDKRKWMAQLQTFETYGVELLRKSLYDESKVIVMDEIGFFEASACNFQKMINECLSSEKVVFGVIKPIPLPFIKKIKNREDVVIYEITKDNREEEFEKILKDLREVLTSV, from the coding sequence GTGTTGAATAGAAAAAAAAATATATTTATTACAGGGAAAAGACGGGTAGGCAAAAGTACAATTATTGATAAGGTAATTAATAAAATTGAATTAGAAATTAGCGGATTTAAAACAAAACCTTTTTTTAATTCTTTAGGAGAAGTTGTAGCCTTTACTATAAATTCAGCAAGTAATGTAGACTGTAAAGAAGAACCACAATTTATAGCAAAGAAAATAGATAAAAGGAAATGGATGGCTCAACTACAAACTTTTGAAACATATGGAGTAGAATTGCTGAGAAAATCTTTATATGACGAATCTAAAGTTATAGTAATGGATGAAATTGGGTTTTTTGAGGCTTCTGCATGTAATTTTCAAAAAATGATAAATGAATGTTTGTCTTCAGAAAAGGTTGTATTTGGTGTAATAAAGCCAATACCCCTTCCTTTTATAAAAAAAATAAAAAATAGAGAAGATGTTGTTATATATGAGATTACAAAAGATAATAGAGAAGAAGAATTCGAAAAAATTTTGAAAGACCTAAGGGAAGTGCTAACAAGTGTTTGA
- a CDS encoding chromate transporter, which produces MKNIIVLFIAFFRVGALSIGGGYTLIPLIEREVVFNYHWLTKDEFLEILGITQGIPGAISMKFATYTGYKEAGILGVLAANLGILLPPVIGVMLLYSVFNKLSVNSGFKTFLTGIKFGTIGLLLAFAMEMAKSAKWGLNGVLILILSFLSLYFKIHPGLVIILSGLFGLVIL; this is translated from the coding sequence ATGAAAAACATTATTGTTTTATTCATTGCTTTTTTCAGGGTAGGAGCTCTAAGCATAGGAGGAGGATATACTTTAATACCCCTGATTGAAAGGGAAGTGGTTTTTAATTACCACTGGCTTACAAAAGATGAGTTTTTGGAGATATTGGGTATTACCCAGGGAATTCCGGGAGCTATTTCTATGAAGTTTGCTACTTATACCGGTTATAAAGAAGCGGGAATTTTGGGGGTTCTTGCGGCAAATTTAGGTATTTTACTCCCTCCTGTAATAGGAGTAATGTTATTGTATTCGGTTTTTAATAAGTTATCGGTAAATTCGGGCTTTAAGACCTTTTTAACAGGCATTAAATTTGGAACGATTGGACTTCTCCTTGCCTTTGCTATGGAAATGGCAAAATCAGCCAAATGGGGGTTAAACGGTGTACTAATTTTAATTCTGTCGTTTTTAAGTTTATATTTTAAAATTCATCCTGGACTTGTAATAATTTTGAGTGGATTGTTTGGATTGGTAATTTTATAA
- the codB gene encoding cytosine permease gives MENHDRDFPLDHVPENARVGLLSLSAVLLGFTFFSPTMIAGGKVAANYGLNDFIKIMILGNLILGLYVAIMSVIGTKTGLTSVLLARYALGTAGAKWADILLGGTQLGWYAVSAAYVAELFVKALNMNESSYIFWAIFWSIVMGITAVYGFKGMEIVSYIAIPLILILAVWTPILGIQKAGSWAALSQIKPASNMNITTALTVIVGTFASGGTQVTNWSRFAKGAGVSFFAAMLAFFIGNGLMIFAGGIGAIAFQQPDLVEVFLQMGIIFWALVILTINIWTTNDAAAYAFGVAGSEMFNNPNKKPFVIGGVLIATVLAATRIYNYFIPWLVLLGIFIPPLGGTIIGDYFFVWKTKLPKLDTVNFKGLRIANLIAYLLGTFSAWVGNTYNIGIPPLQGIIVAAIMVPVVNKIFELLGIDDKHKVVVK, from the coding sequence ATGGAAAATCATGATAGGGATTTTCCGCTGGATCACGTACCTGAAAATGCTCGCGTTGGTCTTTTATCATTATCGGCAGTACTCCTGGGATTTACTTTTTTCAGTCCCACGATGATAGCCGGAGGAAAAGTTGCGGCAAATTACGGGCTAAATGATTTTATTAAAATCATGATCCTGGGAAATTTAATTTTAGGACTTTATGTGGCAATAATGTCTGTTATAGGGACTAAAACGGGCCTGACCTCGGTCTTACTTGCCAGATATGCCCTTGGAACGGCAGGCGCAAAATGGGCGGATATACTGCTTGGCGGAACCCAGCTCGGATGGTACGCTGTTTCCGCAGCTTATGTGGCGGAACTCTTCGTGAAGGCACTTAATATGAACGAATCCAGCTATATTTTTTGGGCAATATTTTGGTCGATCGTCATGGGAATAACAGCAGTATACGGATTTAAAGGAATGGAAATAGTTTCATATATAGCAATTCCTCTAATATTAATTCTGGCGGTTTGGACCCCAATCTTAGGCATTCAAAAAGCTGGTTCCTGGGCGGCACTCTCGCAGATAAAACCGGCTTCTAACATGAACATCACCACTGCGTTAACGGTAATAGTAGGAACCTTCGCTTCAGGGGGTACGCAGGTAACCAACTGGTCCAGATTTGCCAAAGGAGCGGGTGTTAGCTTTTTTGCTGCAATGCTGGCGTTTTTTATAGGAAACGGTCTCATGATTTTTGCGGGTGGAATAGGTGCTATCGCTTTTCAGCAGCCTGACCTGGTAGAGGTATTTTTACAGATGGGTATTATATTCTGGGCTCTTGTAATATTGACAATAAATATTTGGACAACCAATGACGCTGCAGCTTACGCCTTTGGGGTAGCAGGTTCGGAAATGTTCAATAATCCCAATAAAAAACCTTTCGTCATTGGCGGAGTTCTAATTGCAACTGTTTTAGCTGCTACCAGGATTTACAATTATTTTATTCCCTGGCTCGTCCTTCTTGGAATTTTCATACCACCCTTAGGGGGTACAATAATTGGAGATTACTTCTTTGTTTGGAAGACAAAATTGCCCAAGCTGGATACGGTTAATTTTAAGGGTTTAAGAATCGCAAATTTAATAGCCTATTTATTAGGAACTTTTTCAGCCTGGGTGGGGAATACTTACAATATTGGTATACCGCCGCTTCAGGGTATAATAGTGGCGGCGATAATGGTTCCTGTTGTAAATAAGATTTTCGAATTATTGGGGATTGATGATAAACACAAAGTAGTAGTTAAATAA
- a CDS encoding (2Fe-2S)-binding protein — translation MKEITVTVNGEKYTVNVKENKTLLQFLREDLFLTGTKEGCGAGECGACTVIMNGKAVNSCLVLAVEADGAEIITIEGIAKDSELSKIQKAFIKHQAFQCGFCTPGMIMSAKALLDRNPNPSEEEIKEAIAGNLCRCTGYFPIIDAIKDVAEGRIEQ, via the coding sequence GTGAAGGAAATTACCGTTACCGTAAACGGAGAGAAATATACGGTTAATGTGAAAGAAAACAAAACCCTTCTTCAGTTTTTGAGAGAAGATTTATTTTTAACAGGAACCAAAGAAGGTTGTGGGGCGGGAGAATGCGGTGCATGCACGGTGATAATGAACGGAAAAGCGGTTAATTCCTGTTTGGTTCTTGCTGTAGAAGCCGATGGTGCAGAGATAATCACAATAGAAGGAATTGCTAAGGACAGCGAATTATCAAAGATTCAAAAAGCGTTCATAAAACATCAGGCTTTTCAGTGCGGTTTTTGTACCCCCGGTATGATAATGTCGGCAAAAGCTTTACTCGATAGAAATCCAAATCCCTCCGAAGAGGAGATTAAGGAAGCAATTGCCGGTAATTTATGCCGTTGTACCGGCTATTTCCCGATTATAGATGCCATTAAGGATGTTGCTGAAGGGAGGATTGAACAATGA
- a CDS encoding FAD binding domain-containing protein — translation MIKAVEYIKPKSKEEAVNVLSVPGSKVLAGGTDLLVNMRNKVISPEVLVDIKGIEDLKGIRVENDKLFIGATVTINEIVEDEKIEKKYPILKEAGSVLASYQVRNRATVGGNLCNASPAADMASPLLVLQAKAVIYGKEGIKELPLKDFFVGVKKTVLKQDEILVGISIPVSDGQGKYYKKSRIKGHDLSIVGVAGYRMDDYLYFGIGACAITPKLIEVDVKGLCKEEAIKVSKEKILSEVNPITDIRATAEYRRAMLEVFVEKIVNEIM, via the coding sequence TTGATAAAAGCTGTTGAGTATATTAAGCCGAAGAGTAAGGAAGAAGCGGTAAACGTATTGAGCGTGCCGGGCAGTAAAGTATTAGCGGGTGGAACAGATTTGCTGGTCAATATGAGGAACAAGGTTATTTCGCCTGAAGTTCTCGTTGATATTAAAGGTATTGAAGATTTAAAAGGAATTAGGGTAGAAAATGACAAACTTTTTATCGGAGCTACCGTTACCATAAACGAAATAGTTGAAGATGAAAAGATTGAAAAAAAATACCCAATTCTTAAAGAGGCCGGTAGCGTTTTGGCCTCCTATCAAGTCAGGAACAGAGCTACGGTTGGAGGAAATCTTTGCAATGCTTCTCCGGCTGCGGATATGGCGTCACCGTTGTTGGTCTTACAGGCGAAAGCGGTTATTTACGGAAAGGAAGGAATAAAGGAACTTCCTTTAAAAGACTTTTTCGTAGGTGTAAAAAAGACTGTCTTAAAACAAGACGAAATATTGGTAGGGATATCTATACCCGTAAGTGATGGGCAAGGTAAGTATTACAAAAAATCCAGGATAAAAGGGCATGACCTGTCAATCGTAGGAGTGGCAGGATACAGGATGGATGATTATTTGTACTTCGGCATAGGAGCATGTGCTATAACTCCAAAGCTCATAGAAGTAGACGTTAAAGGCCTTTGTAAAGAGGAAGCCATCAAAGTTAGCAAAGAAAAAATATTAAGTGAAGTAAATCCAATTACCGATATAAGGGCTACAGCTGAATACAGGCGTGCAATGCTTGAAGTTTTTGTTGAGAAGATTGTTAATGAAATTATGTAG
- a CDS encoding ECF transporter S component: MGIKNFTLMDQKLVSLIAVISIVTKPIITSFSSLVTTSLHVPAGVIGGFYYMFWLIFTFKLINKPFSIILLCVLQAVLAVLLNKIFILKALTYLPPGIAAEIILISGNKYKNSILVDILAAALANVSGAVFSFLLFFGKNAGALYITLIISALSGGMGGVLANILGQTIQNGIYKNVLEKKSS; this comes from the coding sequence ATGGGGATAAAAAATTTTACGCTTATGGATCAAAAATTAGTATCGTTAATTGCGGTTATTTCTATTGTAACAAAACCGATAATAACATCTTTTTCATCTTTAGTTACCACGTCATTACACGTTCCTGCAGGAGTAATTGGTGGATTTTATTACATGTTTTGGCTGATTTTCACATTTAAATTAATTAATAAGCCGTTCTCTATAATTTTACTTTGTGTCTTGCAAGCTGTTCTTGCTGTTTTATTAAATAAAATATTCATATTAAAAGCATTAACTTATCTACCCCCGGGTATTGCTGCAGAAATTATTTTGATAAGTGGAAATAAGTATAAAAATAGTATTTTAGTTGATATATTAGCAGCTGCTTTAGCAAATGTAAGTGGTGCAGTTTTTTCATTTTTATTATTTTTCGGTAAAAATGCCGGAGCTTTATATATAACATTAATAATATCAGCCTTATCAGGTGGTATGGGAGGAGTTTTAGCAAATATATTAGGTCAAACAATACAAAATGGAATATATAAAAATGTTTTGGAAAAAAAATCTTCGTAA
- a CDS encoding winged helix-turn-helix domain-containing protein — MDIKFELRYKIWLDRNGKAFGDGPLELLKNIEKNGSLSKAAKEMNMSYSQAWNLLNTIEKRLGIKLVVSKAGGENGGGSEVTDEAKALMKKYEEFREKVDNSLCSIFNEIFN; from the coding sequence ATGGACATCAAATTTGAATTAAGATACAAGATCTGGCTTGATAGAAATGGAAAGGCCTTTGGGGACGGCCCTTTAGAATTATTGAAGAATATCGAAAAAAATGGATCGCTGTCAAAGGCTGCAAAGGAAATGAATATGTCTTACTCTCAGGCATGGAATTTATTAAATACCATTGAAAAGAGACTGGGAATAAAACTTGTTGTTAGTAAAGCAGGAGGAGAAAACGGGGGAGGATCGGAGGTTACGGATGAAGCAAAGGCTTTAATGAAAAAATATGAGGAATTCAGAGAAAAAGTGGACAATTCTTTGTGTAGTATTTTTAATGAAATTTTTAATTAA
- a CDS encoding xanthine dehydrogenase family protein molybdopterin-binding subunit, whose product MSYIGKGIPRVESFEKVTGIAKYVNDLMLPGMLYAKMLLSPHAHAKIKRIDVSRAKELPGVKAVLTGEELNYKQGLYLRDKDILAKGKVRYQGEPVAAVAAVSEEIAEQAISLIEVEYELLPTVFDPVEAIKKDAPLVHEELGSYEFMKGVFHPVPGTNIANHHKLRKGDVEKGFKESYKIIENEFRMPQVAHVPMETHVVIAEWLPNDRIKVYTSAQSPFAVRNLMSVTLGIPHARIEVEVPYLGGGFGGKAGIHLEPLTALLSKKAGGRPVKLVAKREEEFNTLPCRQALVARIKTGVSKEGRILAQEITYYWDAGAYADYGVNIGRAAGYSGAGPYDIENVKLDSYTIYTNHVFGTAYRGFGHVEFMWAIERQMDMVAHEIGMDPYEFRMKNVLKPGSITITGEKIRENTGRVDKCLESVAKEIGWSKRKTDEERKAEIANGKITGKGLAVLHKAPAMPTFTSCSAVAKFNDDGTVSISVSGTDMGQGTYTALAQIAADTLKMPVEKIIMVWDCDTKTDPYDWQTVASRFLFMGGNAVIRACNDMIEQMKEVASAVLRAPKDELEIGDERVYIKHNPDEYVTYKELALGYVYPNGNAIGGPIIGRGKYIAQGLTILDPETGQGLPAIDWTYGAHGVEVEIDIKTGDLRIKKIASTFDVGKVINKLLAEGQVKGGVVQGIGTGLFEGYIYNKEGKLLNNSFTDYKIPTAKDIPDEIVTDFVETPQLDGPYGARGVAEHPMISVNAAIANAIYDAIGVNINDQPLTSERIWKALKEAGLN is encoded by the coding sequence ATGAGCTATATTGGTAAGGGAATTCCAAGGGTAGAAAGCTTTGAAAAGGTTACCGGAATAGCAAAATATGTGAATGATTTAATGCTTCCCGGTATGCTATATGCAAAAATGCTTTTGAGCCCCCATGCCCATGCCAAAATTAAGAGAATTGATGTAAGCAGGGCAAAGGAGTTGCCGGGAGTAAAGGCGGTTCTTACCGGCGAAGAATTGAATTACAAGCAGGGTCTTTACCTTAGAGATAAAGATATTCTTGCGAAAGGCAAGGTAAGGTACCAGGGAGAACCTGTGGCAGCGGTAGCCGCGGTAAGTGAAGAAATTGCAGAACAGGCAATTTCCCTTATTGAAGTGGAATACGAATTACTGCCTACCGTGTTCGATCCTGTGGAAGCTATAAAGAAGGACGCACCTCTCGTCCATGAAGAGTTAGGATCGTATGAATTCATGAAAGGTGTATTTCATCCTGTACCCGGTACAAATATTGCCAACCATCATAAACTGAGAAAAGGCGATGTAGAGAAAGGATTTAAAGAATCCTATAAGATAATTGAAAACGAATTCAGGATGCCACAGGTAGCGCATGTTCCGATGGAAACCCATGTTGTAATTGCTGAATGGCTACCCAATGATAGGATAAAAGTTTATACCTCCGCCCAATCTCCTTTTGCGGTAAGAAATTTAATGAGCGTTACCTTGGGAATACCCCATGCCAGGATTGAAGTAGAGGTACCGTACCTCGGAGGAGGGTTTGGAGGCAAGGCCGGAATCCATTTAGAACCTCTTACAGCACTTCTTTCCAAAAAAGCGGGAGGAAGACCTGTAAAATTAGTAGCTAAAAGGGAAGAAGAGTTTAATACACTTCCCTGCCGTCAGGCTCTGGTAGCAAGAATAAAAACAGGTGTTTCCAAAGAGGGTAGAATTTTAGCACAGGAAATAACCTATTACTGGGATGCCGGTGCCTATGCTGACTATGGAGTAAATATCGGCAGGGCAGCTGGATACTCCGGAGCCGGTCCTTACGACATAGAAAATGTAAAGTTAGATTCTTATACAATTTATACCAATCATGTATTCGGAACTGCTTATCGCGGATTCGGTCATGTAGAGTTCATGTGGGCTATTGAGAGACAGATGGATATGGTGGCTCATGAGATCGGAATGGATCCCTATGAATTCAGAATGAAAAATGTTTTAAAGCCGGGTTCAATTACAATTACCGGTGAAAAAATAAGAGAAAATACGGGTAGGGTAGATAAATGTTTGGAATCTGTTGCCAAGGAGATAGGCTGGAGTAAAAGGAAGACTGATGAAGAAAGAAAAGCTGAAATAGCTAACGGAAAGATAACCGGTAAAGGGTTGGCTGTATTGCATAAAGCGCCTGCCATGCCTACTTTTACCTCTTGCTCGGCTGTTGCAAAATTTAATGATGATGGTACAGTAAGTATTTCTGTTAGCGGAACCGATATGGGACAGGGAACTTATACCGCTCTTGCTCAAATTGCAGCGGATACGTTGAAAATGCCCGTAGAAAAGATAATTATGGTTTGGGATTGCGATACCAAGACCGATCCCTATGACTGGCAAACGGTCGCGAGTCGATTCCTGTTTATGGGTGGAAATGCGGTAATTAGAGCATGCAATGATATGATCGAGCAGATGAAGGAAGTTGCCTCTGCTGTCTTAAGAGCACCTAAGGATGAATTAGAGATAGGCGATGAAAGGGTCTATATTAAACATAATCCCGATGAATACGTAACTTATAAAGAATTAGCCCTTGGCTACGTATATCCAAACGGAAATGCAATCGGAGGACCTATTATAGGAAGAGGCAAATATATTGCTCAAGGTTTGACAATTTTGGATCCCGAAACAGGTCAAGGCTTACCTGCAATTGACTGGACCTATGGTGCTCATGGGGTAGAAGTTGAGATCGATATTAAAACGGGAGACTTGAGAATAAAGAAGATTGCATCCACATTTGACGTTGGCAAGGTAATAAATAAACTTTTGGCTGAAGGGCAGGTAAAAGGCGGCGTTGTTCAGGGAATAGGAACTGGGTTATTTGAAGGTTATATCTACAATAAAGAAGGAAAATTATTAAATAATTCCTTTACCGATTATAAAATACCAACAGCAAAGGATATTCCGGACGAAATAGTGACCGATTTTGTAGAAACCCCGCAGTTAGATGGTCCTTACGGAGCAAGAGGTGTTGCGGAACATCCGATGATCAGCGTTAACGCCGCAATTGCTAATGCTATATATGATGCAATTGGGGTAAATATCAACGATCAGCCTCTCACCTCAGAAAGAATTTGGAAAGCTCTAAAAGAAGCGGGATTAAATTAA
- a CDS encoding uracil-xanthine permease family protein codes for MAIVEKKVIAVERGPIRAGDYLPLYQLLILGLQHTFTMFGATVLVPILTGFDVGVSLLTAGISTLWFHFITKGRVPVFLGSSFAFIAPLALTVQKYGVADSLSGIIAAGLLYVIMSFFIYKLGPEFIEKIFPPIVTGPIIMVIGLSLAPVAIQNASTNWAIAFIVLITVIIVNIFGKGMIKLIPVIIGLAVGYFVSLLMGVVDLNPIYNAKWFSFPTITLPKYNPAAIAIIAPAAIAPIVELVGDILAIGATVEEDFIKNPGIHKCMFADGTSTIISAFFGGPPKTTYSENTGVLALTKVWKPQVMWVASVFAIILSFIQKLSAAISTIPNAVIGGISIVLFGMIASIGVRTVVENDIDFTDSRNLIIASVILVLGIGDAVITIGNGLELGGMGLAAIVGVILNQILPKTK; via the coding sequence ATGGCAATTGTTGAAAAAAAAGTCATAGCAGTTGAAAGGGGCCCAATTAGAGCAGGAGATTATCTACCCTTGTATCAACTGCTGATTTTAGGGTTGCAGCACACTTTTACCATGTTCGGTGCGACCGTGTTAGTTCCTATTTTAACGGGTTTTGATGTGGGAGTTTCACTTTTAACCGCCGGAATAAGCACGTTATGGTTTCATTTTATAACCAAGGGAAGGGTGCCCGTATTTCTCGGGTCATCCTTCGCCTTCATTGCTCCTTTAGCATTAACCGTACAAAAATATGGTGTTGCAGATTCTCTCAGCGGTATAATCGCAGCTGGTCTTTTATATGTGATAATGTCATTTTTTATTTATAAGCTCGGACCTGAATTTATTGAAAAAATATTTCCTCCTATCGTAACTGGTCCAATTATTATGGTGATTGGATTGTCCTTAGCTCCTGTTGCAATACAAAATGCCAGCACCAACTGGGCGATAGCCTTCATTGTTTTGATTACGGTTATTATCGTAAATATTTTTGGCAAGGGAATGATTAAGTTAATTCCCGTTATTATCGGACTGGCAGTGGGGTATTTTGTTTCTTTGTTAATGGGGGTTGTTGATCTAAATCCAATATATAATGCGAAATGGTTTTCATTTCCCACTATCACGCTTCCAAAATATAATCCTGCTGCAATTGCAATAATTGCACCCGCAGCAATAGCACCTATAGTAGAATTAGTAGGTGATATTTTGGCAATTGGCGCAACGGTGGAAGAAGATTTTATAAAAAATCCGGGAATCCACAAATGTATGTTTGCAGATGGTACCAGCACGATTATTTCCGCATTTTTTGGAGGGCCTCCTAAAACAACGTATTCGGAAAACACGGGAGTTCTTGCACTTACCAAGGTATGGAAACCACAGGTAATGTGGGTTGCATCTGTATTTGCTATAATTCTATCCTTTATTCAGAAACTTAGCGCAGCGATTAGCACCATACCGAATGCGGTAATTGGCGGAATTTCAATAGTTTTGTTCGGAATGATTGCAAGCATAGGAGTAAGGACCGTAGTAGAAAATGATATTGATTTTACCGATTCAAGAAACTTGATAATTGCCAGCGTTATTTTGGTATTGGGAATTGGAGATGCTGTTATTACAATTGGGAATGGGCTTGAACTGGGTGGAATGGGATTAGCAGCGATAGTAGGTGTTATCTTGAATCAAATTTTACCTAAAACAAAATAA
- a CDS encoding class I SAM-dependent methyltransferase has translation MFDWNSESIRWFEEAAEHTRFYKDIVNLTKNYIRECDTVLDIGCGTGRLSIELSKIVKQVYAIDISEEVINYLKEKCKKNNINNLYTFIGDWRNLNIDIEKFDAIFMCYMGCIYEELEKLMLMTKKFLIMILPEDNKTNTFCLNNFISEFKKEIKDTAKEYISFLLKQKIEFIAIDHECEFGQPFTNQQELKKFIYYYYGGDVWKLVENIVDKILIKKESGYYLPNIRKSKIIIIKNREE, from the coding sequence GTGTTTGATTGGAATAGTGAAAGTATAAGATGGTTTGAAGAAGCTGCTGAACATACAAGGTTTTATAAAGACATTGTAAACTTGACTAAAAATTATATTAGAGAATGTGATACTGTATTAGATATAGGGTGTGGTACGGGCAGACTGTCTATCGAATTATCTAAAATTGTAAAACAGGTATATGCGATTGATATTAGTGAAGAAGTCATAAACTATCTCAAAGAAAAATGCAAGAAAAATAATATTAATAATCTCTATACATTTATCGGAGACTGGAGAAATTTAAATATAGATATAGAAAAATTTGATGCAATTTTTATGTGTTATATGGGTTGTATTTATGAAGAGTTAGAAAAGTTAATGTTAATGACTAAAAAATTTTTAATAATGATACTCCCTGAAGATAATAAAACGAACACGTTTTGTTTAAATAATTTTATATCTGAATTTAAAAAGGAAATTAAGGATACAGCAAAAGAATATATAAGTTTTTTATTAAAACAAAAAATAGAATTTATAGCAATAGATCATGAATGTGAGTTTGGACAACCTTTTACCAATCAACAAGAATTGAAAAAATTTATTTATTACTATTATGGGGGAGATGTATGGAAATTAGTTGAAAATATTGTAGATAAGATATTAATTAAAAAAGAAAGTGGATATTATTTACCAAATATTAGAAAAAGTAAAATTATCATAATAAAAAATAGGGAGGAATAA
- a CDS encoding molybdopterin-binding protein — protein sequence MKILPVEKAVGMILCQDVTKIVPGEFKGRAFKKGHIIKEEDIQELLKLGKEHVYVWEAREGEIHEDEAAIRIARSVSGENVVFDEPYEGKSSLKSAIKGLLKVDQELLYEINSVDLVTVASLPDNFTVEEGQKIAGARVIPLVIDEEIIKKVEMICSERKIFNVKPYRKMKAGIITTGSEVYKGRIKDRFGPIMIKKLEYFGAEFLGQIFCPDDVNLIIKGINEMLEKNAEVVILTGGMSVDADDLTPKAIKECSEHVVTYGAPVQPGNMFMLAYRGNSALLGVPGCAMYHRTTILDAILPRIFIGERLKKEDFIKMGLGGLCQGCEVCRYPNCYFCR from the coding sequence ATGAAAATATTACCTGTGGAAAAAGCAGTGGGAATGATATTATGTCAGGATGTCACAAAGATAGTGCCCGGAGAGTTTAAAGGAAGGGCATTTAAAAAAGGGCATATTATTAAAGAAGAAGACATCCAGGAATTGCTTAAACTCGGTAAGGAACATGTCTATGTCTGGGAAGCGAGGGAAGGCGAAATTCATGAAGATGAGGCGGCAATAAGGATTGCAAGGTCTGTTTCCGGAGAAAATGTTGTTTTTGATGAACCTTACGAAGGAAAGTCTTCTTTAAAATCTGCAATAAAAGGATTATTAAAAGTAGATCAGGAATTACTATATGAGATTAATTCTGTTGACCTGGTAACTGTAGCTTCCTTACCCGATAATTTTACCGTTGAAGAAGGGCAAAAAATTGCCGGGGCCCGGGTAATTCCGCTTGTAATTGATGAAGAGATTATTAAAAAAGTTGAAATGATATGCAGTGAAAGAAAAATTTTCAATGTGAAACCTTACAGGAAAATGAAAGCCGGCATAATAACAACCGGAAGTGAAGTATATAAAGGACGGATTAAAGATAGATTTGGCCCTATAATGATAAAAAAGCTCGAATATTTCGGTGCGGAATTTTTGGGACAGATCTTTTGTCCGGATGATGTCAATTTAATTATTAAGGGAATCAATGAGATGCTCGAAAAAAATGCAGAAGTGGTGATTTTAACGGGGGGTATGTCGGTGGATGCGGACGACCTTACGCCAAAGGCAATAAAAGAATGCTCTGAACATGTAGTAACTTACGGAGCGCCCGTTCAACCTGGGAATATGTTTATGCTGGCTTATAGAGGGAATAGTGCTTTACTGGGGGTCCCCGGATGTGCTATGTATCACAGAACCACAATACTGGATGCTATTTTACCCCGCATTTTCATTGGTGAGAGGCTAAAGAAAGAAGATTTTATAAAAATGGGGCTTGGAGGATTATGTCAGGGATGTGAAGTGTGCAGGTATCCCAATTGCTATTTTTGCAGGTAA